From Algoriphagus sp. NG3, the proteins below share one genomic window:
- a CDS encoding DUF5675 family protein: MDLVLDREYWPGGTNGTLLLDGNILCHCIEPPAGYFRADTACIPEGNYELELIPDTPMQRISLFRCPNGIRSERPIEVELCLKQLQRNIVPVSGITGEGRGVPSAKAWENLLHLIGQTRQRGKKATLEIRSYPEHALNLTCDHIAWMD; this comes from the coding sequence ATGGATCTGGTACTCGACCGGGAATACTGGCCCGGAGGAACCAACGGCACACTGCTGCTGGACGGCAACATCCTATGCCACTGCATAGAGCCCCCGGCAGGCTACTTCAGGGCGGATACCGCCTGTATTCCTGAAGGCAACTATGAACTGGAACTGATCCCCGACACTCCCATGCAGCGGATCAGCCTGTTCAGATGCCCAAATGGGATCAGGTCGGAGAGGCCTATAGAAGTGGAACTGTGCCTGAAGCAACTGCAACGTAACATCGTCCCGGTGTCTGGAATTACGGGAGAAGGCAGGGGAGTACCCAGCGCAAAAGCCTGGGAAAATCTTCTTCACCTGATAGGTCAGACACGGCAAAGAGGTAAAAAGGCCACACTGGAGATAAGGAGCTATCCAGAACATGCCCTAAACCTTACCTGCGACCATATCGCATGGATGGACTGA
- a CDS encoding thiopeptide-type bacteriocin biosynthesis protein: MDFLFRTPLLTFDPRKQKDIEENWELIIEAVTYSSPDLALSIQDKNYRDLTEHQQQKLLKYLLRGRYRATPFGYWAGVGLGKWGKSYSQHGLDTTPITSTKATNTLSQNRKPSYCLPVGFKKDKNYYVFWFFDKEKEGWLTKFIESTKVVDKVYEWYRDHTFLDFERFSTWFESPNPNKITSIWSQLLECGMLIPYSKDLHGLKGKSIDLKVKKPLTLPMEINDRLQTIPNEMGALFEPMPTSYMESFKDWFIAHYDDRLVRMDKLMRHTDFWPASFDQPVNPIKSRLSIPGTFWEIGQVLDLRMLIEKRKIKNIRHLQAIFRIGKNEEIQLENFACNHPYAFMGRFGKDPAIHNFFRQTGSKMADPTLLIADVLLKETEKSQQISSHYNLFDYSIDSTGTIQAENILPLKDLWIGIPEGKTFLLYSESHGKQVVPIIQHPLNPSQISHPITKILWHVAQQEVVRFVPHIHASFQACRYTPRLKWGSDICLQREKWTIKAEDLKNYRSFSHLAKEWHIPDHVTFGNYDRELVLDLKSPIELDIIEKELRSKGRCHISSAEWVGESPVYVGDKTMIYPQVIKSWAFEKPYPLLPHKPNFQFNENTQWVYVKVHLESTCVDPFLHRTLHNLVERVISTGMCKHWFYLFYVTKHQEIRIRFLLKDPNCKSIVKGELFQELEASKLIHSYNFEPYFPEVSKFGGGMEISENIFALESAFILLLLERKVDFRAHALSIVSELYFFLFRDHPESSSIFERLKEIKGRIGYAQKKITRGVSGFQQDESYNLFMDDYITTMKNHPLYNSLGHFPDFLFHHLHLFANRIYLDKAVDGESSILYLTYKKMGRTIAHCVP, translated from the coding sequence ATGGACTTTCTATTCAGAACCCCTTTACTCACTTTTGATCCTCGAAAACAAAAGGACATAGAGGAAAACTGGGAGCTAATCATTGAGGCTGTAACCTATTCCTCCCCTGATCTAGCACTTAGCATTCAGGATAAAAATTACCGTGACCTTACAGAACATCAACAACAAAAGCTATTAAAGTACCTGCTACGGGGAAGGTATAGAGCCACGCCGTTTGGATACTGGGCAGGTGTAGGACTGGGAAAATGGGGTAAATCCTATTCACAGCATGGCTTGGATACAACTCCAATTACATCTACAAAGGCCACCAACACTTTATCACAAAACAGAAAGCCTTCATACTGCCTTCCCGTCGGGTTTAAAAAGGATAAAAACTATTATGTCTTTTGGTTTTTTGATAAGGAAAAGGAAGGATGGCTCACCAAATTTATTGAGTCCACAAAAGTGGTCGACAAAGTCTATGAATGGTATAGAGACCATACATTTTTAGATTTTGAAAGGTTCAGCACCTGGTTTGAATCACCCAATCCAAACAAGATAACCTCTATTTGGTCCCAATTGCTAGAGTGCGGAATGCTAATTCCCTATAGTAAAGACCTGCATGGCCTGAAGGGGAAATCCATAGACCTTAAGGTAAAGAAGCCACTTACTTTGCCCATGGAAATCAATGATCGACTTCAAACAATCCCAAATGAAATGGGAGCGCTTTTTGAGCCGATGCCCACCTCCTACATGGAATCTTTTAAGGATTGGTTTATAGCCCATTATGATGATAGACTGGTGCGGATGGACAAATTGATGCGGCATACCGATTTTTGGCCAGCGAGTTTTGACCAACCAGTCAATCCAATAAAATCCAGGTTATCAATCCCGGGCACATTCTGGGAAATTGGTCAAGTACTGGACTTACGGATGCTCATAGAGAAAAGGAAAATCAAAAACATTCGCCATCTGCAGGCAATATTTCGCATAGGCAAAAACGAGGAAATACAGCTTGAGAACTTTGCCTGTAACCACCCTTATGCATTTATGGGCAGATTTGGAAAAGATCCGGCAATACATAATTTCTTCCGCCAAACCGGGAGTAAAATGGCTGACCCAACTTTGCTTATTGCAGATGTCCTGCTAAAAGAGACTGAGAAATCACAGCAAATCAGTTCCCACTATAACTTGTTTGATTATAGTATAGACAGCACTGGTACAATCCAGGCTGAAAACATTCTTCCTTTAAAGGATCTGTGGATAGGAATTCCGGAAGGGAAAACCTTTCTACTCTATTCAGAATCACATGGCAAACAGGTAGTGCCAATTATCCAGCACCCATTAAATCCAAGTCAAATCAGTCACCCTATTACTAAAATCCTATGGCATGTGGCACAGCAGGAAGTAGTGCGGTTTGTGCCTCATATTCACGCATCTTTTCAAGCCTGCCGCTATACCCCTCGTCTGAAGTGGGGTTCGGATATATGCCTTCAGCGTGAAAAATGGACTATCAAAGCGGAGGATCTTAAAAACTACCGTTCCTTCTCACACCTGGCAAAAGAATGGCACATTCCAGACCATGTAACATTCGGCAATTATGACAGGGAACTTGTACTGGATCTAAAGAGTCCCATAGAGCTCGACATCATTGAAAAAGAACTACGTTCTAAAGGAAGATGTCACATTAGTTCCGCAGAATGGGTAGGTGAAAGCCCTGTGTATGTTGGGGACAAAACCATGATTTACCCCCAGGTAATAAAGAGCTGGGCTTTTGAAAAACCTTATCCCCTATTGCCACACAAGCCGAATTTCCAATTCAACGAAAACACTCAATGGGTTTATGTCAAGGTTCACCTTGAATCTACCTGTGTTGATCCTTTTTTACATAGAACTCTTCATAATCTGGTGGAAAGGGTCATTTCTACCGGTATGTGTAAACATTGGTTTTATTTATTTTATGTCACCAAACACCAGGAAATCAGGATCCGGTTTCTACTCAAAGACCCAAATTGTAAGTCTATAGTCAAAGGAGAGCTATTTCAAGAGCTCGAAGCAAGCAAACTTATTCATTCCTATAATTTTGAACCGTATTTCCCTGAAGTAAGCAAATTTGGTGGCGGCATGGAGATATCCGAGAATATCTTTGCATTGGAATCAGCGTTTATCCTCCTCTTACTGGAGCGAAAAGTGGATTTCAGAGCGCATGCCCTATCTATAGTTTCTGAACTTTACTTCTTCCTATTTCGGGACCATCCTGAGTCTTCTTCGATTTTTGAGCGGCTAAAAGAGATCAAAGGCAGGATAGGTTATGCCCAAAAAAAAATCACAAGGGGTGTATCCGGATTCCAGCAAGATGAATCTTACAATCTATTTATGGATGATTACATCACTACCATGAAAAACCATCCTTTGTATAATTCTCTTGGACACTTTCCTGATTTTCTATTCCATCATCTTCATCTATTCGCAAACAGAATTTATCTGGACAAAGCTGTAGATGGTGAATCCTCCATCTTGTATCTCACCTATAAAAAGATGGGCAGAACCATAGCCCACTGTGTGCCCTGA
- a CDS encoding LytTR family DNA-binding domain-containing protein — translation MIRIGIVDDELNALDVLQEFVSAVPGYEVKVISTDPQEMLKACQTKKIDVLISDIRMPGLDGVVLSELSYREKIPVIICSAYPKRAVECIHTQVVGFIQKPIRRLFVFFALEKAKERLELLFPHKIDRESPYIMVSKFGNKSMQKIMLDDIVYVEQKGNYSIIHTWQDIVTYRITFSRLLDSLPEENFWKIHKSYAFNYLYFSKLDHKLIHLTNGDIIPIGRTFEEQVYKRINDHFID, via the coding sequence ATGATTAGGATAGGTATAGTGGATGACGAATTAAACGCACTGGATGTTCTTCAGGAATTTGTGAGTGCTGTGCCGGGTTATGAAGTGAAAGTTATTTCTACCGATCCACAGGAGATGTTGAAGGCCTGCCAAACCAAAAAGATTGATGTGTTGATATCTGATATCAGAATGCCGGGACTGGATGGGGTAGTGTTATCTGAATTATCGTACAGGGAGAAAATCCCGGTAATCATCTGTTCTGCCTACCCAAAGCGGGCTGTGGAATGCATTCATACGCAGGTAGTTGGGTTTATACAAAAACCAATCAGAAGGTTGTTCGTTTTTTTTGCGTTGGAAAAAGCAAAAGAACGTCTGGAATTGTTGTTTCCACACAAGATAGACCGGGAAAGCCCCTATATTATGGTGTCCAAATTCGGCAACAAAAGCATGCAAAAAATCATGCTGGACGATATTGTGTACGTAGAACAAAAAGGCAATTACTCTATTATCCATACCTGGCAGGATATTGTGACATACAGAATCACATTTTCCAGGTTACTTGACAGCCTCCCAGAGGAAAACTTCTGGAAAATACATAAATCATATGCCTTTAATTATCTTTATTTCAGTAAATTAGATCATAAATTAATACACCTAACAAATGGTGATATTATTCCAATTGGAAGAACATTTGAAGAACAAGTGTACAAGCGAATCAATGACCATTTTATCGATTAG
- a CDS encoding sensor histidine kinase, with product MKPTPQNTKRQAPGTFDVLVGTNSNLLFKIKQYPVLYIALSWIAYTSLDILTRKLLGREFRLLIPSVNLIFALLVSPVIFYGIYSGLRDIKHNPQKLLWGIICLLVLLIWKIAADVTLVPEYSPPLHRWIYGSLRVVSCMLFVFPVWGMTLVAEKYEQQLIAQLEAQKLELENRTLKYHPHLFLNILNDISGKAVGISKPLFNDLVHLNNFFSYAFNDEKDKNSLIVQLDVIKSFLHCQNLRFAHSIFLDYSVVIEPSLLTKSIFFPENGLIDLVHNMYIHGDLSDSSIPGHLQIKLLADRRLDLPVLSFQSENRIKMDNSTGSRGFGNKTTREYVTRIFPSSDWVESIQHNVYKLEITIIFESYD from the coding sequence ATGAAACCTACCCCTCAGAACACTAAGAGGCAAGCCCCTGGGACGTTTGACGTCTTGGTTGGGACAAACAGCAACCTTTTGTTTAAAATCAAACAATATCCTGTACTTTATATAGCCCTGTCATGGATAGCTTATACATCCTTGGATATACTCACAAGAAAACTGCTCGGCCGTGAATTCCGGTTATTGATACCCTCTGTCAATTTGATATTTGCATTGTTGGTATCTCCGGTCATATTTTATGGTATTTATTCAGGGCTAAGAGACATAAAACATAATCCTCAGAAATTACTTTGGGGAATAATCTGCCTTCTCGTTCTTCTGATATGGAAAATTGCCGCTGACGTTACCCTGGTTCCTGAATATAGTCCACCATTACATAGGTGGATCTATGGGAGTCTAAGAGTAGTAAGTTGCATGCTGTTTGTATTTCCTGTATGGGGTATGACGCTGGTAGCAGAGAAATATGAGCAGCAATTGATTGCCCAGCTTGAAGCACAAAAGCTTGAATTGGAAAACCGTACATTGAAATACCATCCCCATTTGTTTCTCAATATCCTCAATGACATAAGTGGAAAAGCAGTAGGGATATCCAAGCCTCTATTTAATGATCTGGTCCATCTTAACAATTTTTTTAGCTATGCCTTTAACGATGAAAAAGATAAGAACTCCCTCATCGTACAGTTGGATGTAATCAAATCTTTCCTCCATTGTCAAAATCTCCGTTTCGCACACAGTATTTTTTTGGATTATAGTGTGGTGATCGAACCCTCTTTACTCACCAAAAGCATTTTCTTCCCGGAAAATGGGTTGATTGATCTGGTCCATAACATGTATATACATGGTGACCTGAGTGACTCAAGTATTCCTGGTCATTTACAGATAAAACTCCTGGCTGACAGGAGGCTTGACCTGCCAGTTCTATCATTTCAGTCCGAAAACAGGATTAAGATGGATAATTCTACCGGTAGTAGAGGTTTTGGAAATAAGACCACAAGAGAGTATGTGACACGGATATTCCCATCATCCGATTGGGTAGAGTCCATACAGCATAATGTTTACAAACTGGAAATCACTATAATTTTTGAAAGCTATGATTAG
- a CDS encoding MauE/DoxX family redox-associated membrane protein, with product MKRTLSIPLILLWTYTGLDKLIRWKASRNAFRNQTFPAELAEVLAYAVPIAELLIALLLLFSITRWWGYLGSILLLTVFITYVGLIWVGAFPRVPCNCAGILESLGWAAHFWLNLGFIGVAVWGLVVNEHRDAQRNGRSTERKEVKG from the coding sequence ATGAAAAGAACGCTCAGCATCCCACTTATTCTCCTCTGGACCTATACCGGTCTGGATAAACTGATCCGGTGGAAGGCAAGCAGGAATGCTTTTCGAAATCAGACCTTTCCAGCTGAGCTAGCGGAAGTATTGGCTTATGCAGTGCCTATAGCAGAGTTGCTGATCGCCCTGCTCCTACTCTTTTCTATTACCCGATGGTGGGGATACTTAGGCAGCATCTTATTGCTGACGGTATTTATCACCTATGTGGGGCTGATCTGGGTGGGAGCTTTTCCAAGGGTGCCGTGTAATTGTGCGGGGATATTGGAGAGTCTGGGCTGGGCGGCCCACTTTTGGTTGAATCTGGGGTTTATCGGGGTGGCGGTGTGGGGATTGGTGGTAAATGAGCACAGAGATGCACAGAGAAATGGGAGGAGCACAGAGAGAAAAGAGGTTAAGGGTTAA
- a CDS encoding DUF6520 family protein, which translates to MNKVKGALPIIAFVFAAFAAFAFNFPENEVTSKYGSHAGDIYDVTNVNMGPDTDEYQCNGETSQCLFEDQELQNPVSSSWGEFDPGDALIPIPTK; encoded by the coding sequence ATGAATAAAGTAAAGGGCGCTTTGCCCATAATCGCTTTTGTATTTGCTGCCTTTGCAGCGTTTGCGTTTAACTTCCCAGAAAATGAAGTTACTTCCAAATATGGAAGCCATGCTGGAGACATCTATGATGTCACTAATGTAAACATGGGGCCGGATACGGATGAATATCAATGCAATGGGGAAACCAGTCAATGCCTTTTCGAAGATCAGGAATTGCAAAACCCTGTATCAAGCTCTTGGGGTGAGTTTGACCCTGGAGATGCATTGATTCCAATTCCAACCAAATAA
- a CDS encoding RagB/SusD family nutrient uptake outer membrane protein, protein MNHIKYTGMIGFLCSLLLVSCDGFLDERPSKDIVVPNTAEDLHAILNVVDQMNAGDGFGLIFSDDLHISDASWVGMGELERKGYQWNMALSNAQGNLDSWSSPYSRIFRINLVLEESLSIISGSAEEEKQLEEIRARAKFLRAYHYFDLLEMFSHPILNEDDLDRHAIPLKLTPSIDEIKGLATSREVFMQIITDLIEAAEVLPESNLDLLRPSKAACYGLLARIYLQLKEYEKVLENVEKSLEIRSDLLDFNTVPELLNIPLPRNTYPIPRFNTEVFMHLQSISYSFQNSAQTFVSPEIYGTYDEDDIRKYLYFSVPNSDGNVNFIGNFSGSFQLFTGITIGELYLMKAEALVRLGNSQEALETLNEFLPSRYLTGTFEPFSINDAGEVLDLVLLERRKELINRGLNRWRDLRRFLGDSGWQGPVGRTIQGELYELGTKPENYRLEIPPNEQSLNNKL, encoded by the coding sequence ATGAACCATATAAAATATACAGGGATGATTGGCTTTTTATGTAGCCTACTATTAGTCTCTTGCGATGGCTTTTTAGATGAAAGGCCTTCAAAGGATATTGTGGTCCCCAATACAGCGGAGGATTTGCATGCTATTCTGAATGTGGTGGATCAAATGAATGCGGGGGATGGGTTTGGGTTGATTTTTTCAGATGATCTGCACATTTCCGACGCAAGTTGGGTGGGGATGGGGGAGTTGGAGCGTAAGGGATACCAATGGAATATGGCACTGAGCAATGCCCAGGGAAATTTGGATTCTTGGAGCTCTCCATATTCCAGGATTTTCAGAATCAATCTGGTTCTGGAGGAATCCCTATCAATTATTTCTGGTTCAGCAGAGGAAGAAAAGCAGCTGGAAGAAATCAGGGCTAGAGCAAAGTTCCTGAGAGCCTATCATTATTTTGATCTGCTGGAAATGTTTTCCCATCCGATACTAAATGAAGATGACCTGGATAGACATGCTATTCCCCTGAAATTGACTCCTTCGATTGATGAAATCAAAGGCCTTGCTACATCCAGAGAAGTGTTTATGCAGATTATCACAGATCTGATCGAGGCCGCTGAAGTCTTGCCAGAATCCAATTTGGATCTTTTGAGACCCTCCAAAGCGGCATGTTATGGACTTCTTGCCAGGATATATCTTCAATTGAAGGAATATGAGAAGGTTTTGGAAAATGTTGAAAAATCCTTGGAAATCAGATCGGACCTTTTGGATTTCAATACTGTTCCAGAGCTGCTGAATATACCCTTGCCCCGTAATACCTACCCGATTCCCAGATTCAACACCGAAGTGTTTATGCATCTCCAGTCCATATCTTATTCGTTCCAGAATTCTGCACAGACTTTTGTCAGTCCGGAAATCTACGGAACATACGATGAGGATGACATCAGGAAATACCTTTACTTTTCTGTTCCCAATTCAGACGGGAATGTGAATTTTATCGGTAATTTTTCCGGTTCATTTCAGTTGTTCACAGGAATTACAATTGGGGAATTATATCTGATGAAGGCTGAAGCACTCGTGAGATTGGGGAACTCGCAGGAAGCTTTGGAAACCTTGAATGAATTTTTGCCTTCGAGATATCTTACAGGGACTTTTGAGCCATTCAGCATAAATGATGCTGGGGAAGTGCTGGACTTGGTCTTACTTGAGCGAAGAAAAGAATTGATTAACCGGGGGTTGAATCGTTGGCGGGACCTTAGGAGGTTTTTGGGTGATTCGGGCTGGCAGGGCCCCGTCGGGCGGACTATTCAGGGTGAGTTATATGAATTGGGGACAAAGCCTGAAAACTACAGGCTGGAAATCCCACCTAATGAACAAAGCTTAAATAACAAGTTATAA
- a CDS encoding SusC/RagA family TonB-linked outer membrane protein yields the protein MKKNTIDSILAVILFLSSVEGLQAQQIVSVTGRIFSASDSIPLPGATVKISASSKLTVTDQNGRFLLSELDPESVLIISFLGFQSMESPVQDWLGTSDHMIYLMEDIRGLEEVTVLSTGFQEIPKERATGSFVQVDRDLINRSVSTGLLDRLENVTPSLIFNRGPGAASDPISIRGRNTFFAETQPLIIVDNFPYDGPLENINPNDVESITILRDAAAASIWGARSGNGVIVVKTKSGSFKSPMRVTLNANVNFIRKPDLFARSQMDIGEFIGVEEQLFNNGNYDSRINLSSRPALSPVVETLIANREGNLSIAEKNTALAQYAAFDSRAELMDHFYRTAVNQQYSLGLDGGADLYRYAFSLGYDNNQNSVPGNFNKRYTSSFQNDWRSADGRLDLGASVYWALSENESGTDIPAMQPYEKLLDESGNPQTVIRDYNSRYIKEMEEMGFLNSTYTPLNEIGLTSNRLRQSDARINLSAGYKIAPWLKTTVRYQYWANSGENRNHSPLESYSTRYLINRYTQISEEGMLSYPIPMGGMLNLKQSNSSGNYLRGQVNLDQTWRKEHEIHAIIGAELKEVNQLTSGVGYYGYDDMLGLSLPVDYLTRFRIQPTNGLATVPTGDIHGGTVDRFVSGFANASYSYRKRYMFSLSARKDASNIFGVNTNQRGVPLWSTGLGWTISQESFYRAGFIPYLKLRSTFGYNGNVDKSISAFTTASYYITASNSLNPGERAAVIRNPPNPYLRWEKIKVWNAAIDFGFKNDILDGSLEFYSKMGQDLIGDIPTPPSQGIQQYRGNFGSTRTTGMDLELRSSPLRSSFRWDINFFHSLVREEVTEYDIPARADNLIFSQLVTPLEGRPLFSLYSYPWGGLDPDTGDPRGILDGEPSTDYSAIRAGMTSDNVVYHGSSRPTSFGSLRNTLGYKGLSISFNISYRLGYYFRRNTVNYVDLVNGRITHADYHLRWQQAGEELITDVPSMPLVVNSNRQTIYRYSEITAERGDHIRFQDVRIAYRMERKSQHWLPFRSAELYSYVSNLGILWKKTDFRIDPDFQDIPPPRSLALGLRIDI from the coding sequence ATGAAAAAAAATACCATAGACAGCATTCTTGCAGTGATCCTTTTCCTTTCCTCTGTGGAAGGACTGCAAGCCCAGCAGATAGTCTCCGTCACCGGCAGGATCTTTTCCGCCAGTGACAGCATCCCTCTCCCAGGAGCCACAGTCAAAATCTCTGCTTCATCCAAGCTGACTGTTACAGATCAGAATGGCAGATTCCTTCTGTCCGAGCTGGATCCCGAATCAGTATTAATAATTTCCTTTCTGGGCTTCCAATCCATGGAGAGTCCGGTTCAGGATTGGCTTGGTACTTCAGATCATATGATTTACCTGATGGAAGACATAAGAGGGCTGGAGGAAGTCACGGTTCTTTCTACCGGATTTCAGGAAATCCCCAAAGAAAGGGCTACTGGGTCATTTGTCCAAGTGGATCGTGACCTGATCAACAGGAGCGTAAGTACAGGCCTTCTGGATAGGCTGGAAAATGTCACTCCCAGTCTGATTTTCAACAGAGGACCGGGAGCAGCCTCAGATCCTATCAGTATCCGGGGCAGAAATACATTCTTTGCCGAAACCCAACCCCTGATCATCGTAGACAATTTTCCATATGACGGTCCTTTGGAAAACATCAACCCCAATGATGTGGAGAGCATTACCATATTGAGGGATGCTGCTGCTGCATCGATCTGGGGAGCAAGATCGGGTAATGGGGTTATTGTAGTGAAAACAAAATCAGGTTCTTTTAAGAGTCCAATGCGGGTTACATTGAACGCTAATGTGAATTTCATCCGGAAACCTGACCTTTTCGCAAGATCACAGATGGACATCGGAGAATTCATCGGAGTGGAAGAACAGCTCTTCAACAATGGGAATTATGATAGTAGGATCAACCTGTCAAGTAGGCCTGCACTATCTCCGGTGGTGGAGACCCTGATTGCCAATAGGGAAGGGAACCTTTCAATAGCAGAAAAAAACACAGCCCTTGCCCAATATGCTGCCTTTGACAGCCGTGCAGAATTAATGGATCATTTCTACAGGACAGCCGTCAATCAGCAATACAGTCTGGGGCTGGATGGTGGGGCCGATCTATACCGGTATGCTTTTTCACTGGGTTATGACAACAATCAGAATTCAGTTCCTGGCAATTTCAATAAGCGGTACACCTCATCATTCCAAAATGACTGGAGATCAGCCGATGGCCGATTGGACCTCGGAGCTTCGGTATATTGGGCCCTATCTGAAAATGAAAGCGGGACGGATATTCCTGCCATGCAGCCATACGAAAAACTGCTGGACGAATCGGGAAATCCCCAGACGGTGATCAGGGATTATAATAGCCGATACATAAAGGAAATGGAGGAGATGGGATTTCTGAATAGCACCTATACTCCCCTAAATGAAATAGGACTGACATCCAACAGACTTAGGCAGTCAGATGCCAGAATTAATCTGTCGGCAGGGTATAAAATAGCACCTTGGCTGAAAACTACAGTTCGGTATCAATACTGGGCCAATTCCGGTGAAAACCGAAATCACAGTCCCCTTGAGAGTTACTCCACCCGTTATCTGATCAACAGATACACGCAGATTTCCGAGGAGGGTATGCTGAGCTATCCAATTCCCATGGGAGGGATGCTAAATTTGAAACAGAGTAACTCTTCCGGAAATTACTTGAGGGGGCAGGTTAACCTGGATCAAACCTGGAGGAAAGAACATGAAATTCATGCCATTATAGGTGCGGAACTCAAGGAGGTCAATCAGCTTACATCGGGTGTGGGTTATTATGGCTACGACGACATGCTAGGCCTGAGCCTTCCGGTGGATTATCTGACAAGGTTCAGGATCCAACCAACCAATGGATTGGCTACTGTGCCAACCGGAGACATCCATGGTGGAACCGTTGATCGGTTTGTTTCCGGATTTGCAAATGCTTCTTATTCGTATAGGAAGCGGTACATGTTTTCTCTAAGCGCCAGAAAAGATGCCTCAAATATTTTCGGTGTCAACACCAACCAGCGTGGTGTCCCGCTCTGGTCTACAGGATTGGGCTGGACGATAAGTCAGGAAAGTTTTTATCGCGCTGGCTTTATTCCTTATCTAAAACTGCGGAGCACGTTTGGCTATAATGGGAATGTGGACAAAAGCATCTCTGCTTTCACCACTGCATCCTATTACATCACCGCTTCCAATTCGCTGAATCCGGGTGAAAGGGCGGCTGTCATCCGCAACCCACCTAATCCATACCTCCGATGGGAAAAGATAAAGGTGTGGAATGCGGCAATTGACTTTGGTTTCAAAAATGACATACTCGACGGATCACTTGAATTCTATTCCAAGATGGGGCAGGATCTGATCGGAGACATACCTACACCACCTTCACAAGGTATCCAACAATACAGAGGGAATTTTGGATCCACCCGCACGACAGGGATGGATTTGGAACTCAGGTCAAGTCCTTTACGGAGTAGTTTTAGGTGGGATATTAATTTCTTCCATAGTCTAGTGAGAGAAGAGGTGACCGAATATGACATCCCTGCCAGAGCGGATAACCTGATCTTCTCCCAGCTAGTGACTCCACTGGAAGGTAGACCCTTGTTTTCATTATACAGCTATCCATGGGGAGGCCTAGACCCCGATACGGGAGATCCACGTGGAATATTGGATGGTGAGCCCAGCACGGATTATTCAGCAATTAGGGCTGGCATGACATCAGATAATGTCGTGTATCATGGATCATCGAGACCCACCTCCTTTGGCTCCCTGCGAAATACCCTGGGCTATAAAGGCTTGAGTATATCTTTCAATATCTCATACAGATTGGGATATTATTTCAGAAGGAATACAGTGAACTACGTGGATCTGGTAAACGGCCGCATCACCCATGCAGACTACCATCTTCGCTGGCAGCAGGCAGGGGAAGAATTGATCACTGATGTTCCCTCCATGCCATTGGTTGTGAATTCCAACAGGCAGACCATTTATCGCTATTCGGAAATTACAGCAGAGAGGGGAGACCACATCCGATTTCAGGATGTCCGTATAGCATATAGAATGGAAAGGAAAAGCCAGCATTGGCTTCCTTTCAGGTCGGCTGAATTGTATTCCTATGTCAGTAATCTGGGTATACTCTGGAAAAAGACGGACTTCCGGATCGACCCCGATTTTCAGGATATCCCCCCTCCGAGAAGCCTGGCACTGGGTCTTAGAATAGATATTTGA